The nucleotide window GTGATAAAAGGATTGCATGGTCGTTTAGCTATCAGTTTTATTATTGTCACCTCTACTATTCTAGTCATTGCGAGTATCATCATTATGTTTGAGATCCATTACCATTTCGAAATGGCTAAAAGTGAAACGTCAGGCAGTCATAACCTGAACACATATAATCTTCATTTAGAAAAAGCGATGCTCGAATCCATACTTTGGACTTCTATAGGAGCACTCGTCCCTGTTTTTATAGTTAGCTATTTCGTAGCGAAAAGATTAGCTGATCCTTTAATAAAAATGAGGTATGCCGCCGAGCGGATGGCAAAAGGGGACTGGAATACGCGTATTCATATGAAAAATAATGACGAAATAAGTGAGCTTGCAGACTCATTCAATGACCTTGCACGCCAACTTCAAAAACAAGAAACTTTGCGGAAGAACATGACAGCTGATATCGCACATGAGCTCCGTACACCATTAGCCACCTTGAAAAGCCATATGGAAGCCTTCGAGGATGATGTATGGAAGCCGACAAGAGAACGCTTGGGCTCCTGTACGGAGGAAATCGATCGGCTGATCCACCTTGTTGATGATTTAGAACAACTTAATACGATGGAGTCACCTGAGTTCAAATTGAAATTAGAACAAGTGAATATCGATCAGGTCGTCACTCAAAGCATTGAATCTGTCCATAGTGCCTTTTTGCGGAAAAACATCACTTTAGTGAAAGGAAGCATTCATCGTTCCAAGGTCATTATAGATCAGGAAAGAATGATACAAGTGGTAATAAATCTATTAACGAATGCGTTGAAATACACTCCATCTGGCGGAAGGGTCACCGTTACAGTTGAAAAGAAAGACCACTCCATTCTTTTATCTGTTATTGACAACGGAATAGGGATGAGCAAAGAGACCGTTGATAGGGTCTTTGAAAGGTTTTACCGTGAGGATGCTTCAAGAAACCGGAAGTCAGGCGGCAGCGGTATTGGTCTTGCTATTGTAAAGCGCTTGGTCGAAGCACATTCTGGGCAGGTTTGGATTCATAGTAAAAAGAATGTCGGTACGTCCGTATATGTCCAATTGCCTATTTTTAGGCAAGAGGACACAATTTGAGGTTTCTTCACAACTTCTTCATAATCCTCTAGTAAAGTTATCTCACAAATGGAGTTTACGGAGGTTAGAAGATGAAAACGTCGAGTTACTTAAAACTACTTATGATTGTGATGACAGTTATTGCCTTAGCAGCATGTAATGATGCCACTGACAATCACAATGATATGAAACATGAGGAAGAAATGAAAAATAATGAACAACATGACGAGCATGTGTCAGATGAAAAAAATGGCGAGGATACTTCCGGTAAAGGAATGAAGGTCAATGCTCCGACAGACTTTAACGATAATGCGGAAAAGAACCTTCTTGTATTAAACACAAAAAATGTAACAAGATTAAACACGTCTGATCCTGTAGAAATGGCCGTTATGACATCGCAGACCATATGGCCATCTACCCATAAAGAAAATCGACCAGGTGCCGTCATTTTAGCACCCATCAAGGACTGGGCAATATCATTAGCGAGTGCTAACCTTATCCATCATCCAAACGATGGTCCTCTCCTCTTCATCGAGAAAGATAACATCCCAGAAATTACCAGAAATGAAATCGATCGGTTGAATCCAAAAGGGAATATGACTGGAGCAGAAATCATGGTTATGGGAGACGTGGATGATACCGTCTTAAATTCTCTTAAGGGATATGAAGTGAAACATATTGAAGGAGATGAGCCTGCAGTATTCGCAAAAGAAATCGACAAAACCTATGCAGAAATGAATGAAGAATACCCTGAAAGTGTGATTGTAGGATCACTTGAAGATGATGACCGGCTGTTTACAACCCCTGCTGTAAACTGGATTGCACATATGCCAGAACCGTTGTTATATGTTTCAGAGGACGGTGTGCCGGAAGCTACGAAACAAGCACTGGAAAAAAGAAAAGGGAAAGCGAATATCTACTTGTTAGGTCCGGAATCGATCATTTCAAAAAACACTGAAGAAGTGTTATCTGAATACGGAAAAGTAACTAGGATTAGCGGAGAAACACCTATTGAAAATTCTATCGCTTTTGCACAATTCAAGGATAAAAGCACCAAATTCGGCTGGGGATTGACGGACCCTGGGCACGGTGTATCTTTCATTTCATCCTCCGCACCTGACCTAGCACTTGCGGGAGCTCCATTTGCCCATCTAGGCAAGCACGCACCAATGGTCTGGTTGGAGAATGGCCAATTAAATCAGACGCATTATGAATTCTTTTCTGATATCAAACCGACTTTCAAAGACAACCCGACAAATGGACCGTATAATCATGCTTTTTTGTTAGGAAATAAGGAGGCTATCTCTTATAAGGTTCAGGGAATCATCGATGATAAGCTCGAGATTGTCAAAGAGGGCGGAGGCGAACATGGTGGCCACTAGCTAGAAAAGGACTGTCCTAAAAAAGTGTCAGACACCTCAATACAACATTTTGTATTGAAACTGCGATTTTTTTCAAAAAGTTCGGAGAGAGTCAGACACTTTTGGGACAGCCCGTTTTTTATTTCACAGGTAGATGCAGGATGAACTTTGAATCCACACCTTTATAAGGAAGGAAAAGCTCAAACCCGAAGTTGTCGATTTGCTTTAAACCCTGGTTCTGAATCCATTCATGCAGATAAGGATACGGATCAAAGTTATCAGTTGTTGGATCAAATCGAAGAGTCGCGTATTTCCTTGCTGGAATGACCTTCGAAATCATTTCCTCGGGAATGTTGTCGAAGTGGCTCACTTCCACCGCAGCTATCCAGGTAAATTCTTCGGTATCTGGGTTCCAATTCGGTGGATCGACAAACAAACCATAGGATACCGGTTCATTAATACGATTCTTAATCTTATGGATGTGGTTTTCATAGAAATCATGCACCATTGCAGGGATCTTCTCGTGACGTTCCGCCATGGTTGTTGAACATGACATACCGACCAACTTAAATTCAGGTAGGTCCAAGATTTCAATCGCGGAAACTTTTGTTTCGATACCTTCACTCATATTATCAACTCCTGTAACCAATAGTTTACACCCAAACCATTTCTACAAGGAGCACCCATTTCCTTCCTGTGCCTGGCACCGTTTCAAAACCCTTGAGCCGCAAGACATTGCAAACGGTGCCAGGCACCGACTGAGAACCCTTGGGGCAGAAGGGTCGAATTGTCGTGCCTGGCACCTAGATCATAGTAGTGAAGTTGCGGAGAAGAAGCTTTTGAAGTACAGTGCTCGAGATTTATGGAAATATTG belongs to Alkalihalobacillus sp. TS-13 and includes:
- a CDS encoding cell wall metabolism sensor histidine kinase WalK, with the protein product MIKGLHGRLAISFIIVTSTILVIASIIIMFEIHYHFEMAKSETSGSHNLNTYNLHLEKAMLESILWTSIGALVPVFIVSYFVAKRLADPLIKMRYAAERMAKGDWNTRIHMKNNDEISELADSFNDLARQLQKQETLRKNMTADIAHELRTPLATLKSHMEAFEDDVWKPTRERLGSCTEEIDRLIHLVDDLEQLNTMESPEFKLKLEQVNIDQVVTQSIESVHSAFLRKNITLVKGSIHRSKVIIDQERMIQVVINLLTNALKYTPSGGRVTVTVEKKDHSILLSVIDNGIGMSKETVDRVFERFYREDASRNRKSGGSGIGLAIVKRLVEAHSGQVWIHSKKNVGTSVYVQLPIFRQEDTI
- a CDS encoding GyrI-like domain-containing protein; protein product: MSEGIETKVSAIEILDLPEFKLVGMSCSTTMAERHEKIPAMVHDFYENHIHKIKNRINEPVSYGLFVDPPNWNPDTEEFTWIAAVEVSHFDNIPEEMISKVIPARKYATLRFDPTTDNFDPYPYLHEWIQNQGLKQIDNFGFELFLPYKGVDSKFILHLPVK
- a CDS encoding cell wall-binding repeat-containing protein, producing the protein MKTSSYLKLLMIVMTVIALAACNDATDNHNDMKHEEEMKNNEQHDEHVSDEKNGEDTSGKGMKVNAPTDFNDNAEKNLLVLNTKNVTRLNTSDPVEMAVMTSQTIWPSTHKENRPGAVILAPIKDWAISLASANLIHHPNDGPLLFIEKDNIPEITRNEIDRLNPKGNMTGAEIMVMGDVDDTVLNSLKGYEVKHIEGDEPAVFAKEIDKTYAEMNEEYPESVIVGSLEDDDRLFTTPAVNWIAHMPEPLLYVSEDGVPEATKQALEKRKGKANIYLLGPESIISKNTEEVLSEYGKVTRISGETPIENSIAFAQFKDKSTKFGWGLTDPGHGVSFISSSAPDLALAGAPFAHLGKHAPMVWLENGQLNQTHYEFFSDIKPTFKDNPTNGPYNHAFLLGNKEAISYKVQGIIDDKLEIVKEGGGEHGGH